The genomic segment CTTTTCATCATTCTTTCCCGAACTCAAAATGGCTTCAACCGTTTTCTTCTGTAGGTCTGCCATATCATATACATGCAGCAAGGTATAATCACCATGTTCCTTGCAATACTTTAGTAGTACTGGATTTTTCAGGTGGGCCAGCAATATCCTGTTTTTCCTTATCACTGTACCATTCTCTCTTTTTTCAAGGCCGAAACGGGCCTTGAATTCTTCATAACTATAAAAATTATAGTATAACATAGTCGTTTGATTTTTAAATTGTCGGTAAATAAAAAAGGAGGGATACTTCCTTTTAATCGGAAATACCCCTCCCCGGAATATTAATTTCGGTATGTCTCAACCGTTTCAGATAAATGGTATCCTTTTGTCCTCCAAGACTCCGGATTCCACTATCTTCTTACATATCTCATGGGAATATTTGTTTCTCAGGTCATATCCGTAACCTTCACTTCCCATGATCTTAATCACTTCAACCATACTTCTGAATAAGGTCTGTTGTAGGGTCCTGTGGAATGTAGTTACTGCCGAAGCGAACCTCTTTTCATTCCACCCATAATCGTTCAGGGCATGTTCAAGTTCTTTTGCAGCCTTGAACTCCCTGCTGTTTTCCAATTCTTGTCTTTCCATAATGTCTTTCTGCTATTTTTTTCCTTGTTTTCCTGTCTCTTCATTTATTGACGCATTGAGTGAGTTATACACCCGGGCGAACTTCCTTCTCTGCTCTGTATCAGTAATGGAGCTTACAAACTTGTGCATCACCACTTTCTTCCTGTCATCCCATATGATACGTGCTTTATCCACACCTTCCACAAACATGATATGGGGATATCTGTCCCATTGTTTTAAAGTACCGTCATTGATAAGCTTTTGAATCTCTTCGGGCATTGAACTTCTGTTACGGTCAATACATCTTATTCTGCCTTCTTCCCGTTCAATCGCTGTCTGAGTCTTTTCAATCTCTTTCTGCATTTTGGAAAGGGTGTCATTCTGCCTGTCCCAACGCTTCATCGTTGAATATCCGTTTCTCTTGTCGTTAAGAGGTTGTCCGTTGGCACTCTTCACATCGGAAAAGTACTCATTCAGTTTTCTATTAAATTTAGCCTGCTTCTTTTCCAGGGAGGCTTTAAGTATATCCAATCTGCTCATGTTATTTATTTTTAAAAGGGTTCAACAAAAAAAAGGGAGAAAAACCATGTTTGTTATTTCAGATCTTTCTCCCTTGTGAGTTAATTTATTTTCCGGTCTAACTCAAAAACCAGCCATAATTCTCCGTATCCTCACCGTTCAAGGCTTTCTGGATACCAACCGCAAAATCAGTGCAGTTCTGGTTTCTCTCCAGGAACTTGTCTATGTAGGATTGTTTGGCGGCATCATTAAGGAGCTGCATCAAATCCCAACAGGTAATATTCTCTCTGCCACGTAACCCGAAATTAGGATTATCCACGTAGTTTTTGGTTGCCGCATTGATATTTGAGTCACCTAAAATCACCTTCGGCAGTTCTCTAAGTTGGGATACAGGCAAGACTTGATACAATCTCAATCTGCCTATAATCTGACAGAACTGTTCTTGTGAAATCTTTGTTCTTCCTAAGTTCTCAAGTAGTCTCAAATTGTGTTCCGGGTTGAAGTCCTGGAACAATCTGAGTGCTGAATTGTAAATATCAGTGTCACTCATCACTTCCAGCCGTCCGGTCAGTCCGTCATTGGTCAGCATTAGATTTGAACATACACGCACACGCCAACCTATGAATATCTTGAATTTCTCAGGTGATTTTCGGTTGTATAGATTCTCCTCGTTCAGGCTTCTTACACCGCCGATACATAGATGTACTTCCTCGCCGTTCATCATTCTGCTCATTGTTCTGATATGAAAACAGAAAGCCATTCTCTGATAATAGATGGTCTCGTCCTCAGGTTTAAGCTCCTCTTTCCTTTTGGTCAATGCACTTGGCACTCTGCCCAGGATTTTGTGGGACACTCTGATCTCTGTGTTTCCAATGTTCTCACCTGTAAAATAGCTCCTTGCAGCATCCTCGATCCGGTGTATGAATGTCTGGTGGCTGATGGTTAGCTGGTTGTCACTGAAGCTGGGTACGATACAGTTCCTTTCAAGTTCTTCAAGCGTAATACCCGAAGTGTTACTTTCAATAAAATTTGGATGCTCCTCCTGTTCTTCCGATACGATTACTGCGTCTTCGATAAATTCAGGTTTAAGCATACCCATTCCGCCCATCATTCCGATTGTTCCTGGAATGACAGTAAGTTCATTAGTCATTGTTTCCATACTCTTGTTATTTTTTAGTCGGTTAATAAAATGCGGTGAAACAAAAAGCCAAGAGGTGTCATTTCTTTGCTTTTATGAATATACCTCTTAGCTTTTTTATCCCTTTGAGTATTGAAGTTGCTACCTCCAATACGGTTATTATTACGTCTTGTGTTTTATCATAATCCATTCACAGACGTACTATCAGTTTTCAGTCGCAGCATCAACGGCCTTGACTTCACCCGTGGCAATCTTCTTTTTTCCGAATTTGCCACTATACTTTTCTGCAAGCTCTATTACTACTGAACCTGCCACGATAATCTCGGCCACATAAGCTGCGACCTTCAATCCTTTAATTAAATTTCCCATGTCTCTTAATTGTTTTAAATTGTTAGTTATTATTTCTATTCTCTGTTTCTCTTATATACTTTTCTCATATATAAGGCTTTGAGGGGCGATCAAGAAAAGGGGAGAAGAAAAAAATAAACCGGTCTTTCGACTGGTTGTGATAGTTGAACCGTTGTAAACAGCTCCTCGCATTTACTTGGCCTATCATGCGGCATACATTCTTTCGTGGGGAACTTTATGTCTTGTCCACATACTGGAATTGCTACGCATCATCGAATCGCCATCTTATCCATCGTCTGAAAATAAGCGTGACCCGGTAATTGTTTTTATCATTAATGCTTGAAGCCGTACGCACCTTATCTTAATGGTGCTGTATTATGCTCCAAGCTTTTTTCTCATATATAAGAGTTTGAAGGCTTTGGAGAGGAGAAAAAATAATACCCTGCCAATTTAATGGCAGGGTAAAATGTCTTTGGATGAAAAAGAATTCATATCTTTGTGGTGTTCTACTTAAAGCATATAAGTACGAAAAAAGAGAACTTTAGCTCTTAAATAATTGATATTCAGTATGCGAATAAAATATAGTGAATTTATTCCACTCCATGCATCATCTTCTGCAATTTCTTTGAGAGCAGGAAGAGGATAAGTGATGCGGTGGCAGACATTACGACAAATACCATGAAGAAGTCGTACATTGTTTCTATGCGGTAGCCAAGCAGTGTTTTCACCTTTCCGGCTTCGGGATAAAGGCCGCTCAATGTGCCTGCAAACTTATTGGCTGTGGCGGTGGAAAGATACCATATACCCATCATTAGTGAGGCAAAGCGGATAGGAGTGAGCTTGTTCACCATGGACAATCCGATGGGGGAAAGTGCTATCTCACCCATTGTATGGATGAAGTAAAGTCCTGTCAGCCAGATGAGGCTTACTTTAACGCCGGGTTGCGCATCTTTCACTCCGAAGCAGATGACGAGATAGCCTAAAGACAGCAGCAACAGTCCGACAGCCTGTTTGGTGGGAGAGGCAGGCTCCATACCCCGTTTGTTGAGGAATCCCCATACTCCCGGCATGATAGCTGCCAGTATCACTACGAAGAAAGGATTGAATGATTGTATCCAGGAAGCGGGCATTTCCCAACCGAGGATGACGCGGTCGGTTTGTTCGGAAGCGAAAAGCGTCAGTGAGGCACCTGCCTGTTCGTAGGCTGCCCAAAAGAAGATGACGAAAAAGGCAATGATATAGATGACGAAGATGCGGTCGCGCTCAATCTTCGTGAGTGAGCCTTCGAGCAGGATGCTGACGGGAAAGACGATGCAAGCGGTGAAGATGCCGATGCTGATCCAGTCATTGCCGAAACATTGATGGAAGAAGATGGCAAGCGCTATCGTCAACGCTCCTAATAGAAGATAATTACGCCTTTTCTTGCTGCTGTCCACCACCGGATGTCCGGTGTTTGAGGCGGACCGGGGCTGTTCCTTCTTTGCGTCGGGGATGATGCCGAGTTGCTTGCCGTCGGGGCCGATGAGGTATTTGTTCTTCTGTGTTTCAAAGAGTATGACCGTAAAAACGGTGACGATTGCGGCGATAAGGAATCCCCATTTGAAATCGTTCGGGTTGCCGGTCTCGCCAAAGTAGCCGCAAACCAGCGGGGCGAGGAAAGAGCCTACATTGACGCCCATATAGAATATGGTGTAAGCCGAGTCCAGCCGTCTGTCTCCCGGTTCATACAGTTGCCCCACGAGGGAGGACACTGTCGGCTTGAAACATCCGTTCCCTAATATAAGAAAGGTAAGGCCGCCATACATCAGCCAGTGCGACAGTTGGACGGCATCCAACATGGATGCGCTGAAGAACATCAGAAACTGTCCCACCGCCATCATTATGGCTCCCCAAAACACAGAACGGCGGATGCCCCAGTACTTGTCGGCAATGTATCCGCCGATAAGCGGGGTGAGGTAGACCAGGCCGGTGTAACTGCCGTAAATGGAGGCGGCGTGTTCCTTGTCGAACAGCAATGCCTGCGTTAGGAATAGGATGAAAATGGCGCGCATGCCATAATAGCTGAAACGTTCGGCGGTGCTGGTGGCGAAGATCAGATAAAGCCCCTTGGGATGTTTGGATGTACTCATTGATTATGTGTTTATAGTCTTTGTCTTTATAGCTGTTTTGGCTGCAAAAGCAGTTATTCTTTGAATGAGAACCTAATTTTAACAGATAGTGATTATTCGCCGGATATGATTTCTTCCTTACTAATCATTATTTTTTGTACCTTTGCTCGTAACTTAAATGAATAAGCTGCGATGATAAAAATATTTCCTACCATTCAAATAAAAGAACTGGATGCCTATACGATAGAGAACGAGCCTGTTACTTCCATAGACCTGATGGAACGCGCCTCGCAGGCATTGGCGAAAACAATATCCGAACGTTGGAATACGGAAACTCCTTTCACAGTATTTGCCGGACCCGGAAACAATGGCGGAGATGCCCTTGCCGTTTCGCGTCTGCTGGCGCAGCAGGGGTATCGTGTCGAAGTATATCTTTTTAATACGAAAGGAAGTTTGTCTCCGGATTGCGAAACAAATAAGAAGCGCCTGACGGAACTTTCCGGAATAGACTTTCATGAGATAACCACACAGTTCGTTCCACCGGAGCTGACGGCAAGGCATGTCGTGCTTGACGGATTGTTTGGCAGCGGATTGAACAAGCCTTTGAGCGGTGGCTTTGCTGCGGTAGTGAAGTATATCAATTCATCTCCGGCGACGGTGGTTGCCCTTGATGTTCCTTCCGGACTGATGGGAGAGGATAATACCTATAACATTCAAGCCAATATCATTCGTGCCGACTTGACGTTAAGCTTGCAACTGCCTAAGTTGGCTTTCCTTTTTGCCGAGAACGAACAGTTCGTGGGTGAATGGCAACTGCTGGATATCGGCTTGAGCGAGGAGGCTATCAATGAGAAAGAGACAGATTTTGCATTGACGGAACATGGGGATATGCCTCCGATGCTGAAAGTACGCAGCAAATTTGCGCACAAGGGAAACTTCGGCCGGGCCTTGCTGATAGCCGGTTCGCAAGGAATGGCGGGAGCCTCGGTGCTTGCGGCACGCGCCTGTCTGCGTTCCGGCATAGGGTTGCTGACTGTCCATATTCCTTTCTGCAATAATTTTATAGTGCAGACTTCCGTACCGGAAGCCATGACGGAGATTGACATAAACGACGTGCGTTTTTCCTGCGCCACCGATACGGATGATTATCAGGCGGTAGGCATCGGTCCCGGATTGGGTAAGGCGGGAGATACCGAGGCTGCTTTATTGGAACAAATCGAATCTTGCCAGACGCCGATGGTGGTGGATGCCGACGCGCTGAACCTGCTGGGAGAACATCGCAGTTACATCGGCAGGCTTCCCAAAGGGAGTATTCTTACTCCGCATCCCAAAGAATTGGAACGGTTGGTAGGGAAATGCCAAAACTCATACGAACGTCTGACGAAAGCTTGTGAACTGGCTCAAAGTACAGGTGTGCATCTTATACTGAAAGGTGCTTATTCCGCTGTCATCACGCCGGAGGGCAAGTGCTGGTTCAACTCCACCGGAAATTCGGGTATGGCAACGGGTGGTAGCGGTGATGTGCTTACAGGTGTTGTTCTGGCTCTGCTGGCACAGGGGTATGCTACGGAAACAGCCGCACGTCTGGCGGCTTATGTGCATGGCTTGGCAGGAGATATTGCCCGCAAGAAACATGGAGCAATGGGGATGACGGCGGGGGACATTGTCGACTGCTTGCCGTTGGCATGGCGTATGTTGGAAGAAGAATGATGGCTCTGTGTTCCTCTGCGGTGAAAGTCACATCCTTGTAGTGATGTGAAAGCAGCCCTGCTTCAGTTCATACTTGATATAGCATTTGTCTGCCTTCTTCAAATCGCGTAACACTTCGGACAACACCAGTTTCAGAGTGTCCGAACTCACATCCTGTAACGGGCGTCCGTCTTCATCCTCTACCTTTTGGAAGCGTTTCCAGCTGACATCGAATGTGGTGCCGTAGAAGTGTGCGGAGTTTTCGGATGCATTAACGTTGCGGCGGCGCAGGCGTTTCACGTCGTCTTTGGTGCGAAGTACGGAGGTAACTGTAATCTTGTTCGGGTTCAGGCCTTTGGCGGTCAGTGAGTCAAGGAAGTTGTACCCTATTGTGTCAAGCAAGGCAGCTGCTCCCGGAATAAGGTATGGAATGGAGTGCGTCAATGAATCGACC from the Bacteroides eggerthii genome contains:
- a CDS encoding DUF5715 family protein, with product MYRKSRFISLFLVASIAITCCLAGCKKKDMSLKLNEPRNIRGVISYKRSFGDLNEKHLKVAQTIGIRPLASREEAEKLKEKLQHIATNDLYAVDSLTHSIPYLIPGAAALLDTIGYNFLDSLTAKGLNPNKITVTSVLRTKDDVKRLRRRNVNASENSAHFYGTTFDVSWKRFQKVEDEDGRPLQDVSSDTLKLVLSEVLRDLKKADKCYIKYELKQGCFHITTRM
- a CDS encoding DUF3871 family protein; the encoded protein is METMTNELTVIPGTIGMMGGMGMLKPEFIEDAVIVSEEQEEHPNFIESNTSGITLEELERNCIVPSFSDNQLTISHQTFIHRIEDAARSYFTGENIGNTEIRVSHKILGRVPSALTKRKEELKPEDETIYYQRMAFCFHIRTMSRMMNGEEVHLCIGGVRSLNEENLYNRKSPEKFKIFIGWRVRVCSNLMLTNDGLTGRLEVMSDTDIYNSALRLFQDFNPEHNLRLLENLGRTKISQEQFCQIIGRLRLYQVLPVSQLRELPKVILGDSNINAATKNYVDNPNFGLRGRENITCWDLMQLLNDAAKQSYIDKFLERNQNCTDFAVGIQKALNGEDTENYGWFLS
- a CDS encoding peptide MFS transporter, with protein sequence MSTSKHPKGLYLIFATSTAERFSYYGMRAIFILFLTQALLFDKEHAASIYGSYTGLVYLTPLIGGYIADKYWGIRRSVFWGAIMMAVGQFLMFFSASMLDAVQLSHWLMYGGLTFLILGNGCFKPTVSSLVGQLYEPGDRRLDSAYTIFYMGVNVGSFLAPLVCGYFGETGNPNDFKWGFLIAAIVTVFTVILFETQKNKYLIGPDGKQLGIIPDAKKEQPRSASNTGHPVVDSSKKRRNYLLLGALTIALAIFFHQCFGNDWISIGIFTACIVFPVSILLEGSLTKIERDRIFVIYIIAFFVIFFWAAYEQAGASLTLFASEQTDRVILGWEMPASWIQSFNPFFVVILAAIMPGVWGFLNKRGMEPASPTKQAVGLLLLSLGYLVICFGVKDAQPGVKVSLIWLTGLYFIHTMGEIALSPIGLSMVNKLTPIRFASLMMGIWYLSTATANKFAGTLSGLYPEAGKVKTLLGYRIETMYDFFMVFVVMSATASLILFLLSKKLQKMMHGVE
- a CDS encoding bifunctional ADP-dependent NAD(P)H-hydrate dehydratase/NAD(P)H-hydrate epimerase — translated: MKIFPTIQIKELDAYTIENEPVTSIDLMERASQALAKTISERWNTETPFTVFAGPGNNGGDALAVSRLLAQQGYRVEVYLFNTKGSLSPDCETNKKRLTELSGIDFHEITTQFVPPELTARHVVLDGLFGSGLNKPLSGGFAAVVKYINSSPATVVALDVPSGLMGEDNTYNIQANIIRADLTLSLQLPKLAFLFAENEQFVGEWQLLDIGLSEEAINEKETDFALTEHGDMPPMLKVRSKFAHKGNFGRALLIAGSQGMAGASVLAARACLRSGIGLLTVHIPFCNNFIVQTSVPEAMTEIDINDVRFSCATDTDDYQAVGIGPGLGKAGDTEAALLEQIESCQTPMVVDADALNLLGEHRSYIGRLPKGSILTPHPKELERLVGKCQNSYERLTKACELAQSTGVHLILKGAYSAVITPEGKCWFNSTGNSGMATGGSGDVLTGVVLALLAQGYATETAARLAAYVHGLAGDIARKKHGAMGMTAGDIVDCLPLAWRMLEEE